TCCTGTGAAAGTAGTACTTTTGATTATGAAGACGATATTCCATCTGTTACAAGACAAGTACCAAGTAGGAAGTATGCAAACATTAGAAAAATTGATAAGGATGCCCCTTTTATACATATGAGCCGTCACACTAATGAAAGTACATTGGGcaaaaattctttcaacttttctgactTAAATCATTCAAAAAGTAAATTAtcctctgaaggaaatgaaaaaggaaacagcacAGCTCTGAATAGTTTATTCCCTTCATCATTAAATGAAAATTGTGAATTGCTGTCTTGCTCAGGGGAAAACAGAACTATGATGCATTCTCTTGATAGCATTGCTGATGAAAGTGgactaaataaacttaaaattagatatgaagaatttcaagaacataaaacagaaaaaccaagCCTCAGCCAGCAAGCAGCACATTATATGTTTTTTCCCAGTGTTGTTCTCTCTAATTGTCTCAGTAGGCCCCAAAAACTCTCTCCTGTCACATATAAACTACAACCTAGCAATAAACAGTCCCggttaaaaatgaataagaagaAGCTTGCAAGTCATCAAGAGACTTCTAGCAAAACTGCTGAAACTGGATCCTCAAAAGATAATTGTATACAAAATAATCCTTGTAATAGTAATAATTCTGAGAAAGATAATGTATTGGCTAGCGATTTAATTAGGGTCACCCGTggaacttttgaaaataaaacatctaCAGACAGTTTTGTAGACTGTCACTTTGGAGAAGGAACCTTAGAAACTGAGCAGTCCTTTGGAttgtatggaaataaatataCCCTTAGAGCCAAACGCAAGGTAAATTATGAGAACGAAGATAGTGAGTCAGGTTTTGTAACACACAACTCAAAAATTAGCCTACCTCATCCCATGGAAATTGGTGAAAGTTTAGATGGAACTCTCAAATCTCGAAAACGCAGAAAAATGTCTAAAAAGTTGCCCCCTGTCATCATAaagtacattattattaatagGTTTAGAGGGAGGAAAAATATGCTTGTGAAACTAGGAAAAATAGActctaaagaaaaacaagtaatattaacagaggaaaaaatggaactgTATAAAAAACTTGCACCTTTGAAGGATTTTTGGCCAAAAGTTCCTGACTCCCCTGCAACCAAATATCCCATTTATCCATTAACACCAAAGAAAAGTCacagaagaaaatcaaaacataagTCTGCTAAGAAAAAAACTGGTAAACAACAAAGGACAAATAGTGAAAATATTAGAAGAACTTTGTCTTTCAGGAAAAAACGGTCACATGctattctttctcctccctcaCCATCTTATAATGCTGAAACCGAAGACTGTGACTTAAATTATAGTGATGTTATGTCTAAACTAGGCTTTCTTTCTGAGAGAAGCACAAGTCCCATAAACTCTTCTCCACCTCGCTGCTGGTCTCCCACAGATCCAAGAGCTGAAGAAATTATGGCTGCTGCCGATAAAGAAGCAATGCTTTTTAAGGGTCCTAATGTATATAATAGTAAGACTGTTAATTCCCGTATAGGAAAAAATAGTCGAGCAAGAATGCAGGTTAAGAAATCAAAAACAAAGCTTGTTAATCCCTCTACAGTTTCTAAGAAAAGGAACAAACGAAATCAGACAAGTAAACTAGTAGATgatggaaaaaagaaaccaagagcaaaacagaaacaaaaaacaaatgagaaaagtacACCGAGAAAGCacataaatgaaaaactaaaatctCAAGCTGGTACTGAAGTTAAGTTTGTGCTGAAACATCAGAATGTGCCTGAGACCTCAGATAATTCTGGAGGCTCTCATCTACTTTTTAAACAGAAAGATGTGTCTTTAATCGGCTCTGCTATAGATCATCCCCTTTCTGCTCCTATCCCCACTGGAATTCATGCACAACAGAATTTATCTggctgcttttcttctttcctagaaAGCAAGAAACCTGTAGATTTGCAGGCATTCCCCAGTTCACGAGATGATGTGAATTCTTCCGTTGTTTGTAGTTCTTTAGGACCTGGAATCTCAAAAGTTAATGTTCAGCGGTCTCATTGTCAAAATGCTATGTTTGCTCTAAAAGAATCAAGCTtgattcaaaaaaatatatttgaccttTCAAACCATTTGTCTCAGGTAGCACAGAATACACAGATATCTTCTGGTATAATGTCTCCAAAGATAGAAGAGAATGCAAATATACAAAAAAGCTATTTGTCATCTCTTGGAAAGTTAAATGAATATCGTAATTCCCTAGAATCAAAGCCAGACCAGACGTATGCCTCTAATTTTTTGCATTGCAAAGATAGTCAGCAGCAGATTGTGTGCATGGCAGAACATTCAAAGCACAGTGAAACTTGTTCTTCAGGAAATGCAGCTTCAGAGGAAAGTCAGATGCCTAATAATTGCTTTGTAACTTCTTTGAGAAACCCAATCAAACAAATAGCTTGGGAGCAAAAACAAAGGGGTTTTATTTTAGACATGTCAAACTTTAAACCTGAAAGGGTAAAGCAAAAGCCATTGTCAGAAGCAATTTCACAAACCAAAGCACTTTCTCAATGCAGGAATCGAAATGTGTCAACACCGTCAGCGTTTGGTGAAGGACAGTCTGGACTGGCAGTTCTAAAAGAATTGTTGCAGAAAAGACAACAGAAAGCACAAAATGCAAATAGTATACAAGACCCATTATCTAATAAACAGCAACCAAACAAAAATATCTCTGTTTCTCTTGAGCATAACAAATCAGTTAAACGAACACGATCAGTAACATCTCCAAGAAAACCTCGAACTCCCAGAAGTACAAAACCTAAAGAAAAAATTCCCAAACTTCTTAAAGTAGACTCTCTAAATTTACAAAACTCTGGCCAGTTGGATAACTCCCTATCAGATGATAGTCCCATCTTCTTTTCAGATCCAGGTTTTGAAAGTTGTTATTCACTTGAGGATAGCTTGTCCCCTgaacataattataattttgataTTAATACAATAGGTCAAACTGgattttgtagtttttattctGGAAGTCAGTTTGTCCCAGCTGATCAGAATTTGCCTCAGAAGTTCCTGAGTGATGCAGTTCAGGATCTTTTCCCAGGACAAACTGTAGAAAAAACTGAGTTTTTAAGTCATGATAACCAGAAATGTGATGAAGACAAACATCATGCCTCAGACTCAACTGCATGGATTCGATCTGGTACTCTAAGTCCTGAACTGTTTGAGAAATCATCCATAGATAGCAATGAGAATCATCGCCACAATCAGTGGAAAAATACCTTTCATCCTCTAACAACTCGGTCTAATTCAATTATGGAGACTTTCTGTATCCAGCAGTCAGAGAACTGTCTAAATGAAAAATCCAGATTAAATAGGAGTTCAATAAGCAAAGAAGTGTTTCTTAGCCTCTCACAGCCAGGCAGTTCAGATTGGATTCAAAGTCATACCAGAAAAGAAATGGGGCAGTCTCTTGATGCAGTCAATACTTCGTTTACTACAGTACTATCCTCCCCTGATGGTGAACTTGTAGATGCAGCCTCTGAAGATTTAGAATTGTATGTTTCAAGAAACACTGATGTGTTGACACCAACTCCAGATAGTTCGCCAAGGTCTACCAGCTCTCCCTTGCAATCTAAAAACGGCAGTTTCACCCCTCGAACTGCTCACATTCTGAAACCACTTATGTCCCCACCAAGTAGGGAAGAAATTATGGCAACTTTGTTGGATCATGACCTTTCAGAAACCATTTACCAAGAACCATTTTGCAGTAATCCTTCTGATGTACCAGAAAAGCCCAGGTAATCAGAATTATTTTTCCCCTTGGGTCACTCTGAATGATTATAATGTATATAACAAAATTTGGTAACTGACTACTACTTTCTCTGTGATACTATTAGTATGTCATTATGAAAACACTTTTATAATTATGGGCATATTAAAAGCATTCACAAACTGGGTGGATGGTTGTACCCAGAGAAATTTATTTAAGTTGATCAGTGTTGGTCTTGATCTATTATTTTGCACTGCATCAACATTAAGGGATTAGAGACTGTCTCTGACACAATGCCAAGAAGGATGTCATAATACTTTTATAgtactatcattttaaaaatagtatttatttctaaagtggtaaactttcataattttaaaaagaactttgttttttaaaaatgtttgaaaataagcATACATATGTTTTAAATACTCTTAGGATATTTCTCTAAATGAAGATTATTTTAAGTTGTTTCTGTTACATACACTCTTTTCATATTGCCAGCATCTTCATTcatattgttactgttgtttgtACATTTATTAGGGGTACAAGATGGACTTTGATTCCCCTCATCTCTTCTTTTAAGAATCTTTTCAGAAAAGTGATAAACAGAGAGACAGAtccgtgcacacacacagccagtaGCGAAAGGTGAAGGTTTATAAATAAACCACAGCCCTGGCCTATTTATAAACCAGTAGTTAAGTAGGTATCCTGTCCTGCCTGCATCACCAAGGTAGAACATATCTGATAAGAGCTAAATTGGGGGACAAGGCTTAATCCAGAAAGTTTAAGGGTTGGCTTTTGGCCCTGCCCCTGTGTCTTTGATCCTATTTACCTAATCAGTTGCAGAGAGAGGCAGTTCATTTCAGCCATCCAGTCAGAAGCAGAGCAGAATTTCCAGGACTGCTGAGGCAGACCCTGGTTAATCTAAATGATGGAAAGAGATAGGATGTGCCAGCAAAGGCAAGAGGCCACACTGTATGTACGCACTGACTTGAGCAGCACTATGTTCCTTACCCTACtgaaacagacaataaatgcCAGAATTTTTACCCAGCAGATTAGCAATAATTTCTGGAAGAGTCTATTTAAGAAAGGGGTGAGAAAAGGTGATCAGAAATACAGAGTAGAAGTTCCCTCCTCTAAGGACTTGAAGTGAAAGGTAGAAAATCCCTCACCCTACCTCACCCCCACACTGCCTAGCACATAGTTTTGCTGTTCTTTTGTGCCTGGTACCCACATTTGGTTTTTTAACATGAATGGAACTCTTTATTTCACTGTCAGAATATATGAACGTATGTTCCTTAGCTATTAGTTTCCATTATTTTGGGGACTTTGACTTTACCAGTAGTGATTCATagtatattttttcatctgtattttcttccttAGTCTTGCACATCTTCTTAATTCTTAGTTAACTTGTCATGTCCTAGTCATTTACTCTGTGTTACTATTAATTGTTGTCCAACTTTGGCACTTGTTCTGCAGCTGAAATAAAAGGATGATAGtcattatatttgaaatttgtaCCCTATAcaaatttttctaataaaaactaTGTATTCACTGTAGAAaatttaggaaaagaagaaataaaaatgacaccATTTCTCTACCTAGTAACAaccattattaatatttaaatgttttcatttttaagtatagtttttattttgttttattgatgtGTTCTTACTATAATCACAATATTACATTGAAATTGATTCACTCACTattataatataaacattttccaaatttatgaGTGTCTTgaaacatcattttaaatgacTGCATAATATTCTATCATGTGCATATTACTAGACAGAAACGTTGTTCTCTCTTTGGCTACTATAGAGAATTGTGTGATACCTTCTTCATAAAGCATTTCTTGTATTTTGGAGTCTTTACTTAAAACTCTCAATATAGGATGACTGAAAAATTTAAGGCTCTTGATATATATTACAGCATGAGTTATAGCAGTTAGCATGCTGctgaaaatattcaagaaagCTGAACTTACCACACCTCAGCAATTTTTGCTTATCTTTTACTTCATTATGATCTCTGTATTAGTAATATTAGAGTTGGGTATAGTCACATATGTGTACTCATTTCCTTCAATAACAATaattcttctgatttttcataAAGCTGCCAGGTAGGTGCAGGGAAGGTGCTAGTCCTGATTATGGCATTAACTAGTAAGAGCTAGAATCTTTCCATATATGGGGGAAAGGAAATGTGGTAACTCTGGTGCTATTCCTTCTGCTCCAATCAAAAATTAGAATTCAGTTCATTGAGTTTTATCTAGAAAGTGACCGGGTCATTTGGGAAATCATGCCCTACAAGAAGTAATTGAAGAAACTTAAGAATGATCTTCATACTCATGAAAGAGATaccatgaagaagaaaaagagaagtatgTTGCTGCAGAAGGCATAAATACATGACCTATAGATATATTAGAGAACAAAATTTAGCTTAATACTTACAGTAACTATTAGAAACTAAGCCAGGTTTCCTTTTAATTAGTGATTCTTCACATGCATTAGTAGCATTTAACCCATGTGCACCCTGCCAACTGCTAAGTTCTTGCGATAGTATTAACCTTTTTCATGTAAAGGGGAGAAAGAAATACAGTTTACATCaattgtgtgtgattttttttaatgtttgaggGAATTTGGCAGGGTATAAAGACTTGTTTCAACGGACAGGCTTTGCTAGACTGCTGCATAGAGAGTAGGGAATGTATAAAAAGGTTATAGATAAAATCCGGGGTATAGTCTCTGATGATAAATTCTTCCagcatttttattcttatatgGTGACAGTGGAAAGTTATTTAAGATGAATAGAGGAAAGGAATCGGATGTGTCTGTACCATTTCCTTGAAAAGAAGGCTTCATTGGACACTTTCTTTCCCTGGTATTGATGATACCTTCCAAAGGAATTTTAATTTAGTAGTCATATACCTGTTAGAAAAAGCATATCGAGACTAAAGATAGAATGTACctgcataaaatatatgtttgtggAGGTTGGGGCATAGGATgtggaaacagaagaaagaaataggcatttttaaaactccaaaaaTAACTTCTAAAAATCTCTAAGTTAAGGAGCtaatattttggtaatttttctttGAGACAAAACAGTTGTTCTAAAATATGTTGTTTATAGGGAGATCGGTGGACGGCTTCTCATGGTAGAAACTCGACTTCCAAATGATCTGGCTGAGTTTGAGGGAGACTTTTCTTTGGAAGGACTTCGTCTGTGGAAAACAGCCTTCTCAGCAATGACTCAAAATCCAAGACCTGGGTCACCCCCTCACAATGGCCAAGCAGCTGTCAATAAAGGATCAAGTAATAATCGTAAAATGGCTGAAGATAAAAAAATTGTGATCATGCCTTGCAAATGTGCCCCAAGTCGACAACTGGTTCAGGCATGGCTTCAAGCCAAAGAAGAATATGAACGTTCCAAGAAACTGTCTAAAACGGAGCCAACTGGAGTTGTAAAATCTGCTGAAGACTTCAGCTCTTCAGTTAATCCAGATGACAGACCTGTAGCGCCTCCAAAAATGGATACAACTCCACATATACTCCCCACTACAGCACATACCAAGGAAGATGTTGACAATTCTCAGATTGCTTTACAAGCACCAACCACAGAATGCCATCAGACTGCAAGTGAAAGTCAGACACTGCCACTAGTTGCTTCTgcagatgatgctgagaaagatcagGATGATGACAGTGACTATTCTATTAGTTATAGCTCTCCTGATTCTCCAGCAATTCCCCCTTGGCAACAGGCAACATCCCCAGATTCCAAAACATTAAATGGAGATGACAGACCCTCATCACCAGTAGAGGACCTACATTCTCTGACTATTGAGAACTTACTAAAGCCCATAAAAGATAGTGTACAGAAGAGCCCCTGCACTGAGCCCCAGGAGCCTCTAGTGATATCCCCAATTAATGTTAGGACAAGAACTGAGATATGTGAATCACTTTGCCTTCATAGTACACCGATCATACAGAGAAAACTCCTGGAAAGGCTTCCTGAGGCAACTGGCCTTAGCCCTTTGTCAACAGGTAAGTTTACAAATAACAGAAAGTCACCATAGAGCTCTTCAGATACCAGAAATGAAAGCAGCATTGACTATGTAATGAAAATCAGagctttttaaatgtaattttagcTCAGCTAATGAGAGGTGGTTACTTTGTCATGTCTTAGATATCATCACATGATaactttttttatctttctgctgTGAAATATACTCACATCTGTTTGCATCCTTTCTTCTTGCCTTCTGGGTTGAATATAGGAGCCCTCTCAGAAACCTTATCTTCTCAGCTTAATTTTTCCTACTGGCTTTGATTTATATCCAGATATTTCCCACCctgtaaaatagaaaaccaaacaCCTATCTTGACCTTCCGTCTTTTAGCCTCTACTCTTTTTCCTCTCATTTAAAGCCAAATTTCTTAAAAGATCTCTCTAATTTTACAGCTCTATTGCTTTACATCCTACTCATTTGTCAGCCCACTCTAAACTGGATTCTGCCCCCATCAATTCACCAGTATGGATCTTGTGAAGATTCTCTATAATCTACATGTAGCTAAAGCCAGTGGatgtttttcagtctttctatCACATACCCTCCAAGCAGCCATTGTTCTTATGACCACACCTTCCTCCTTAGAGCGTCTTCTCCCTTTGGCTTTACCCctactcctctttttttttcccctctgtttcttCCTGCTTGCTTTCCTTTGAAGTGTATCTCACATTCTCAGTTATTATCTAAACATTGTAGCTTATTAAGGCTTagccttcagctttctttactctGTGTTCTCTCCCTCAATGACCTAGTTCCTGCCCACAGAATTGATAATTCACAAATTTAAATTTCCAGTTCAGAATTCTCTTTTAAGCTTCAGAACACTATATCCAGCTACCTTTGGCATTTCTACTTGAATGCTCAGAAGCACCACAAGgtcactattttttaaacttagtttATGATCTCATTGCATCCATTCACTACCAATCACCTAGCACgctttatacacatacatacttgCCCACACATTGAAAACTATTCCTTATTTGAATGGACAGTACCACCACTTCTTCTGTCACTGAGTTAAGCAGGTCAGAAATAgtggttttatttataatatcacCTGATTCCCTCACTGCCCATCCTGTGGTTTTCACACTTCTTTGTTTCCTAAATTATCCAAAACTCTCTAACTCCGTCTCTGGTACTACCAAGCCCTCATTTCTCACCTGGGCTTCTACTCTAGCCTTCTTATTCACCCTTAacaatttccagtttttttgtttggtaATCAGGGAAAATTCTCACTCTTTTCCTAGttaatttctattctttcttccgATTTTAGCTCAAAAAAGCCCTCCTAATTCCCTGACTAGATAAAATTTCTCAATTATCTTCTGCTTTCTTGTACTTACCCCagttataattttacttttttatatgtatttgatCAATGTCTGATTCTCTCTCTAGACCTCACAAGGGtacaagattatttttttcttcatctttataaaTACTTGATAAATCAGTgagtaaatggattaaatgattCCCTCTGTCAATAACTGAGGAATAAAATTCAACAActaatttctaaatgtttttatttaatagtacaaatattaaaagttattttagtgTGGGAATCGCAGGTTTGaatcaatttcatttttaaattgtgtaatCTTTCTGAAGAATTTATAGGACAATACTCACGAAAGGTATCTGAGAGTtggaacaacaaaaatgaaaaaaaaaaaaaaaacacacacagaagcagGCAATGTTGATTTGtatgttaaatataaaatttctttctgCAGAACCAAAAACCCAGAAATTGAGTCATAAGAAAGGAAGTAATACTGACGCTCTTAGAAGAGTACTCTTAACACAAGCAAAGGTAACTATGCTAAACATATTTAAACATCAGTGGAAGATCCATTCTTATTCTTGGATTTCAGTTAGATAATTGATAACTTTGtgtctcaatttttaaataattttattatatttttgcatCATTTATTTACATGTCTTTGAGACGACAAGAAAttgcctaattaaaaaaattttttgttgttgttgggatCTAAAAGATTCttatatgtaaatacaaataTTACAGAGAAAGTGAATATGATAGCCAAAATGTGGATTATGAGGATACAAATACATTAACTGATTACTGGCAAAATCAGAACAGTCCAATGACAGCAGAGCTCAAGTAAGTGATTTTTGATCCCACCAAAAGTATATCCTTTTTCTTggtttattacttttttcttagaTATAGCATTATtgatttttcagttcattttactAAGTATCAAAGGAAAGCAACATTATTTGTTACCAAAACTCTGAAAAATCATAA
This is a stretch of genomic DNA from Odocoileus virginianus isolate 20LAN1187 ecotype Illinois chromosome 19, Ovbor_1.2, whole genome shotgun sequence. It encodes these proteins:
- the REV3L gene encoding DNA polymerase zeta catalytic subunit isoform X4, whose product is MEWSNNSLLLANLSIPQLDGTADENSDNPLNNENSRTHSSVIATSKLSVKPSIFHKDAATLEPPSSAKITFQCKHTSALSSHVLNKEDLIEDLSQPSKLEKSLDHSVTSFTNESTYSMKYPGSLSSSVHSENSHKESGKKDVLPVSSCESSTFDYEDDIPSVTRQVPSRKYANIRKIDKDAPFIHMSRHTNESTLGKNSFNFSDLNHSKSKLSSEGNEKGNSTALNSLFPSSLNENCELLSCSGENRTMMHSLDSIADESGLNKLKIRYEEFQEHKTEKPSLSQQAAHYMFFPSVVLSNCLSRPQKLSPVTYKLQPSNKQSRLKMNKKKLASHQETSSKTAETGSSKDNCIQNNPCNSNNSEKDNVLASDLIRVTRGTFENKTSTDSFVDCHFGEGTLETEQSFGLYGNKYTLRAKRKVNYENEDSESGFVTHNSKISLPHPMEIGESLDGTLKSRKRRKMSKKLPPVIIKYIIINRFRGRKNMLVKLGKIDSKEKQVILTEEKMELYKKLAPLKDFWPKVPDSPATKYPIYPLTPKKSHRRKSKHKSAKKKTGKQQRTNSENIRRTLSFRKKRSHAILSPPSPSYNAETEDCDLNYSDVMSKLGFLSERSTSPINSSPPRCWSPTDPRAEEIMAAADKEAMLFKGPNVYNSKTVNSRIGKNSRARMQVKKSKTKLVNPSTVSKKRNKRNQTSKLVDDGKKKPRAKQKQKTNEKSTPRKHINEKLKSQAGTEVKFVLKHQNVPETSDNSGGSHLLFKQKDVSLIGSAIDHPLSAPIPTGIHAQQNLSGCFSSFLESKKPVDLQAFPSSRDDVNSSVVCSSLGPGISKVNVQRSHCQNAMFALKESSLIQKNIFDLSNHLSQVAQNTQISSGIMSPKIEENANIQKSYLSSLGKLNEYRNSLESKPDQTYASNFLHCKDSQQQIVCMAEHSKHSETCSSGNAASEESQMPNNCFVTSLRNPIKQIAWEQKQRGFILDMSNFKPERVKQKPLSEAISQTKALSQCRNRNVSTPSAFGEGQSGLAVLKELLQKRQQKAQNANSIQDPLSNKQQPNKNISVSLEHNKSVKRTRSVTSPRKPRTPRSTKPKEKIPKLLKVDSLNLQNSGQLDNSLSDDSPIFFSDPGFESCYSLEDSLSPEHNYNFDINTIGQTGFCSFYSGSQFVPADQNLPQKFLSDAVQDLFPGQTVEKTEFLSHDNQKCDEDKHHASDSTAWIRSGTLSPELFEKSSIDSNENHRHNQWKNTFHPLTTRSNSIMETFCIQQSENCLNEKSRLNRSSISKEVFLSLSQPGSSDWIQSHTRKEMGQSLDAVNTSFTTVLSSPDGELVDAASEDLELYVSRNTDVLTPTPDSSPRSTSSPLQSKNGSFTPRTAHILKPLMSPPSREEIMATLLDHDLSETIYQEPFCSNPSDVPEKPREIGGRLLMVETRLPNDLAEFEGDFSLEGLRLWKTAFSAMTQNPRPGSPPHNGQAAVNKGSSNNRKMAEDKKIVIMPCKCAPSRQLVQAWLQAKEEYERSKKLSKTEPTGVVKSAEDFSSSVNPDDRPVAPPKMDTTPHILPTTAHTKEDVDNSQIALQAPTTECHQTASESQTLPLVASADDAEKDQDDDSDYSISYSSPDSPAIPPWQQATSPDSKTLNGDDRPSSPVEDLHSLTIENLLKPIKDSVQKSPCTEPQEPLVISPINVRTRTEICESLCLHSTPIIQRKLLERLPEATGLSPLSTEPKTQKLSHKKGSNTDALRRVLLTQAKNQFAAVNTPKKETSQIDGPSLNNTYGFKVSIQNLQEAKALHEIQNLTLISVELHARTRRDLEPDPEFDPICALFYCISSDTPLPDTDKTELTGVIVIDKDKTVSSQDIRYQTPLLIRSGITGLEVTYAADEKALFQEIANIIKRYDPDILLGYEIQMHSWGYLLQRAAALSVDLCQMISRVPDDKIENRFAAERDEYGSDTMSEINIVGRITLNLWRIMRNEVALNNYTFENVSFHVLHQRFPLFTLRVLSDWFDNKTDLYRWKMVDHYISRVRGNLQMLEQLDLIGKTSEMARLFGIQFLHVLTRGSQYRVESMMLRIAKPMNYIPVTPSVQQRSQMRAPQCVPLIMEPESRFYSNSVLVLDFQSLYPSIVIAYNYCFSTCLGHVENLGKYDEFKFGCTSLRVPPDLLYQIRHDITVSPNGIAFVKPSVRKGVLPRMLEEILKTRLMVKRSMKTYKQDRALSRMLDARQLGLKLIANVTFGYTAANFSGRMPCIEVGDSIVHKARETLERAIKLVNDTKKWGARVVYGDTDSMFVLLKGATKEQSFKIGQEIAEAVTATNPKPVKLKFEKVYLPCVLQTKKRYVGYMYETLDQKDPVFDAKGIETVRRDSCPAVSKILERSLKLLFETRDISLIKQYVQRQCMKLLEGKASIQDFIFAKEYRGSASYKPGACVPALELTRKMLTYDRRSEPRVGERVPYVIIYGAPGVPLIQLVRRPVEVLQDPTLRLNATYYITKQILPPLARIFSLIGIDVFSWYHELPRIQKATSSSRNELEGRKGTIAQYFTTLHCPVCDDLTQHGICSKCRSQPQHVAVILNQEIRELERQQERLVKVCKNCTGCFDRHIPCVSLNCPVLYKLSRVNRELSKAPYLRQLLDQF